Below is a window of Moorella thermoacetica DNA.
TCCACGTGGCTGCCCAGAAAATCGTTGATGGTGTCCATCAATAGCTGGGGGCCGCCGTAGGCGTGGGCGGCGTTAATCTTGTCGTAACCGTGGCCGGGGATCTTGACTCGCGTGTCCCGGGGAATGGAAAGGAGGTCGACCCCGGGTTTTTGCGGGTCCAGGACGGCCAGCATAATGGTATCCGACCGGGAGGGTTCGCCAGGCACCCGCTGGTCGACGCCGATGAGGAGAATGGTCTCCGGGTTGCCTGGAGCCGCTTCGGCGATGCCGCTCCCGTCCTGCTGGCCCTGCCCCGTAGCCAGGTTCCTGGCCAGCCACAGGTCGGCTACCCGGTAGCCGGCGTAGGCAAAGGCAGCGAAGGTTAAAACAGCCAGGATTAATAAGCCGGTAATCAAGGACAGGGAACTGCGCCGCTTTTGCGCCCGGGCCGTACCTCCATCCCATATCCCGGTTTGATACTGGTCATGCATGGCCATGTGCTTTTCCTCTCCCAAAGATAAATTTCGATCCGTGTTCGGCTTCTTTGGGACCGGGGATACAGGCGGAAGGCTCCGGGTGCTTAAGCGGCAGGGGTGGCACAGAACGGGGTGCGGTACTTCTCGTTCCTGAAACTACGTTACGAACCCCATCCCGTTCACCGCCGCGAAGCTTTCGGCTTCGCGCAAGGTTTACTTACGCTTCGAACTAAGTCGCCCTCCGCCTGTATCCGCCAGCACCTTGACGCAGCTTAAAACTCGAGCCCGCATATAAGGCGGGAGGTAAGCGATGATAACCGGGGTCCGGAGCCGATATAGAGACGGGCGCCCGGAGCGCCTACCCGGAACTTTCTTTAGAGCCTGATGGTAATGGTCAGGCTGGCCTGGTCCCAGTCCACCATGGCCCCCAGGCCCTGGCTGATGACCCGCAGGGGCACCATGGTAGTGCCATTGACCAGAGTGGCCGGCATGGGTAGAGTTACCTCCCGGCCGTCAATGGTAGCCGCCGGTGCACCGATTTTTAGTATAACAGAATGGGCCGGTGTTGTATAGCTGACAGTATTGGTATTGGCGTTATAATCTACTTTAGCCCCCAGGGCCTCGCCGATAAAGCGAAAGGGCACCATGGTGGTACCACCCTGGCCCGCCTGGTAGGGGGCGATGGGCAGTTCTTTTGTACTGCTGCCTACCCGGGCGATCTTGCTGCCGATGGTGAGTTTGATCACCGGCCGCTGCTCAAGGCCGGCTATTTCTGCTTCCAGGGCGGCAATCTGTTTATTTATACTATCGATCTGCCCCTGCAATTCCCGGGAACGGCTCTCTACATAGTTGTCGACATAAGATTTGGTTACCAGGGGGTCCTGGCTGCTCCCCGGTTCCGGGCCGCCGGCCTGGACGGTCCGACCGGCAAAGTAACCGCCCGCCGCTAGCACCAGCCCCAGGATGATGATTATTCTCCATTTCTGTAAAAAGGTTTTTTTCATTGTAAGGACCTCCTCCGACAATGACTTTTTTGGTCCTGGCTTTAGACAAATGCCGGCGGGAATTTTCATGCTCTTTGAAGGCAGCGTGTCGCCAACACGGGCAAAAAAGCATATAATTATAATTTACTTCGACACCGACAGCCAGATTCCTTTCGTTTACTTTTTTGTCATGGCAAGGTCAAATAATTGCAATTTTTTATCAAGATATAATTCACAAAGTAAGGCTTGTTGTGGTATAATAAAAGCGGGGGAAACGAGAGATACTATTTCCGAAACGAATCTAGTTTTCCTGTTCTTCCCCCGTTACTTATAAATACAGAAAGGAGGCAAACAAAAAAATGATGAAGGACATCCAGCGCAATCTCCTCCGCGAACGCCAGGCGCTTCTGGAACAGTGGGCTTACGCCCCGGAGAGGGACCGGCCCCACCTGCTCGTCAGGCTCATGGATATCGACGAGCAGCTTGAACTGGGCAAGGTAAAGAGCAAGCCCCGGACCAGGCTTCCCAAGCGAAATGTGGTCTAGGAGGAGAAAAAGGCGTGGGAATTTATTCCCGCGCCTCTTTATTTTGGTTGAGATCAGTTTGGTCGGGATCAGTCGACCTGGTCCAGGTAGTAAAGAAACGTCGGCCATGGCTGCCGGATCGGAGCGGTTACCCTGATATATCGCGACGGCCGGTCACCCGCCGCTATCCCGGATACCCCGTAAGATGAGATCTGTAACCCCCGTTGACAAAGCCGCCAGGTTCATTTCCTGATTCCTATAGAAGAATAACTGGTACCCCAGGGCGGTTATGAAACCAGTGATCATAATAGCCGCCAGGTCCGCCGGCACCGGGCGCATTTCCCCCCGCTCAAGGGCCGCTTGCAGGTGATTTTGCAGGTGTTGCAGTTTTTCATGCTCCATCCTGAAGAATATCTGCTGGGTGGCGGCATCCACCGGCGGGTGTTCGCTCAAAAGAATTCTGGTAATTTCCCGGTGAGCCTGGAAGTGTTCCAGGCTTTCGCCGATCAGCCGCCGCAGGAAGCCTTCCAGGCTTGCTTCTTCCCGGCATACCCGGCGCAGGTGCTCCAGGTAAGTGTGGAAGATATGAACTAGCAATTGCTGGAAGAGTTCCTTTTTGCTGGAGAAATACTCATAGATGGTCCCCTTCCCTACCCCGGCGGCAGCGGCAATATCGGCGATCCTGGCCTGGTGGAAGCCCCGGTCGGCAAAAACCGACACGGCCGCCGCCAGGATCTGCCGGCGTTTATCCCCGGCTTCGCGGCTCATCCTCCCTCTCCCCCTCTCTCATGCCGGCCGGGCCGGCTGGCCGGCTCCCTTCAGGCGCCGGTTACGTCCGGGCGCCTGAAGGGCTCCTCCTGCCGACTTGGTCCGAGCGGTAAAGCAGCCTGATACCTCGCTAAAAAACAAATACTGTTGCCGCGCTAGCAACATAGGTGCCTGCCCTAACCTGCTGTGGTTCCCGTACCGGCGCCGGAAGCGTCCAGCTTCTGCCGGTACCCGGGCAGGCGCAGGAAGCGACCCAGGCGCTGGCCAAGGTCTTCAAAGAGTGTATAGAGAACCGGCACCAGGACCAGGGTCAGGATGGTGGACACCGTGAGGCCGCCGATGACGGCGGTGCCCAGGCCGGCGTTCATCTCCGCCCCTTCACCTATACCCATGGCCAGGGGCAGCATTGCCAGGATGGTTACCAGGGCGGTCATTAAAATCGGCCGCAGGCGGTTACCGCCGGCGATCAGGATAGCCTCACGGCGCGGTGTGCCCCGCCGGCGCAGGATGTTGATATAGTCCACCAGGACAATGGCGTTGGAGAGGACAATACCTACCAGCATGATGATTCCCATGAAGACCACCACGTCAAAGGTACGACCGGTGGCCAGGAGGGCCAGGATAACCCCGGTGATGGCCACCGGGATGGCGAACATGATGACAAAGGGATGGAGCAGGGATTCAAACTGGGCCGCCATGATCATGTATACCAGGGCAATGGCGAGGATCAAAGCCAGTCCCAGTTGACCGAAGGTTTCCATCATCATTTGGTTCTGGCCGGTATACTCGATGCTGTAGCCAGGCGGGAGGTTGATCCTGGCAACCTCCCGGCGGATGTCCTGCATAACCGCTCCTAAAGGGCGGTCGCCCAGGTTGGCGGTGATGCTGGCCACCCGGTCCTG
It encodes the following:
- a CDS encoding copper amine oxidase N-terminal domain-containing protein, which encodes MKKTFLQKWRIIIILGLVLAAGGYFAGRTVQAGGPEPGSSQDPLVTKSYVDNYVESRSRELQGQIDSINKQIAALEAEIAGLEQRPVIKLTIGSKIARVGSSTKELPIAPYQAGQGGTTMVPFRFIGEALGAKVDYNANTNTVSYTTPAHSVILKIGAPAATIDGREVTLPMPATLVNGTTMVPLRVISQGLGAMVDWDQASLTITIRL
- a CDS encoding TetR/AcrR family transcriptional regulator; the encoded protein is MSREAGDKRRQILAAAVSVFADRGFHQARIADIAAAAGVGKGTIYEYFSSKKELFQQLLVHIFHTYLEHLRRVCREEASLEGFLRRLIGESLEHFQAHREITRILLSEHPPVDAATQQIFFRMEHEKLQHLQNHLQAALERGEMRPVPADLAAIMITGFITALGYQLFFYRNQEMNLAALSTGVTDLILRGIRDSGG